A window of Aeromicrobium duanguangcaii genomic DNA:
CCACCACCGCGTCCGCGCCGCCGTGACGCCGTGGCTGGCCCAGGCGCGCGAGGTGGCCTTGTGAGCGCCCCCGTCTGGGACGAGCTCGTCGGTCAGGACGACGTCGTCGCCACGCTGGGCGCGGCCGTCGCCGGCCAGATGACCCACGCCTGGCTCTTCACGGGCCCGCCCGGGTCCGGGCGGTCGAACGCCGCGGTCGCCTTCGCCACCGCGCTGCAGTGCGAGCGCGGCGGCTGCGGCGAGTGCCACTCGTGTGTCACCGCCGCCGCGGGCAGCCACCCCGACATCGCCATCATCAACACCGACGGCCTCAGCATCGGCGTCGACGCGGCCCGTGACGCCGTCCGCCGCGCGGCCCTGCACCCGTCACTCGGCCGGTACCAGGTGCTCATCGTCGAGGACGCCGACCGGCTCACCGACCAAGCGGCCAACGCCCTGCTCAAGGCGATCGAGGAGCCGGCGCCGGGCACGGTCTGGCTGCTGTGCGCGCCGTCGGTCGAGGACGTCATCATGACGATCCGCTCGCGCTGCCGGCCGGTGCTGCTGCGCACGCCGCCGGTCAGCGCCATCGCCCGCCTCCTGCACGAGCGCGACGGGATCGACCCCCAGGTCGCCCGCAAGGCAGCGGCCGCGTCCCAGGGGCACATCGGCCGTGCCCGCGGCCTGGCCCGCGATCCCGAGGCGCGTCGCCGCCGAGCCGAGATCCTCGCGCTGCC
This region includes:
- a CDS encoding DNA polymerase III subunit delta', whose translation is MSAPVWDELVGQDDVVATLGAAVAGQMTHAWLFTGPPGSGRSNAAVAFATALQCERGGCGECHSCVTAAAGSHPDIAIINTDGLSIGVDAARDAVRRAALHPSLGRYQVLIVEDADRLTDQAANALLKAIEEPAPGTVWLLCAPSVEDVIMTIRSRCRPVLLRTPPVSAIARLLHERDGIDPQVARKAAAASQGHIGRARGLARDPEARRRRAEILALPVGLRGLGDCLRAAQQIDQEATARAKERCDVLDARELSNLQESWGVEERGRRPAGYASALSSMTKEQERRRKRMARDAIDGVLLDLLSFQRDVLALQLGTGAEPINADVAEDIADLAGRKTPEETLAAIDAIVGCREALQANAAPQLALEQMMSRFLG